The Micromonospora sp. NBC_01740 genome includes a window with the following:
- a CDS encoding MBL fold metallo-hydrolase: MTSGTGNSDDWTTPGTFEVAPGVHRVPLPLPNDGLRAVNVYVLRDDDGLVLVDSGWAIAEARSALDAALKELDCSLGDVRRFLVTHVHRDHYTQAVHLRREYGMRVSLGAGERESLAASMTPHRNPLAEQLGHLRLLGAGELADTLAGLTGSRLSTEDWELPDDWFHDGQQIRHGERTLHVVETPGHTRGHVVFHDTGSHLLFAGDHVLPTITPSIGFEAALSANPLGDFLASLALVRRRPDARLLPAHGPVTPSVHARVDELVAHHGARLDETEAAVARGASSAYEVAARLRWTRREHRLADLDVFNAMLAVTETAAHLELLVAQGRLTRSDVDGLRRYATA, from the coding sequence ATGACCTCGGGCACCGGCAACTCCGACGACTGGACCACGCCCGGAACGTTCGAGGTCGCCCCCGGCGTCCACCGCGTGCCGCTGCCGCTGCCGAACGACGGCCTGCGCGCGGTGAACGTGTACGTCCTGCGCGACGACGACGGTCTCGTGCTCGTCGACTCCGGGTGGGCGATCGCCGAGGCGCGCTCCGCGCTCGACGCGGCACTCAAGGAGCTGGACTGCTCGCTGGGGGACGTGCGCCGGTTCCTCGTCACGCACGTGCACCGGGACCACTACACGCAGGCCGTGCACCTGCGCCGCGAGTACGGCATGCGGGTGAGCCTCGGCGCCGGGGAACGCGAGAGCCTCGCGGCGTCCATGACGCCGCACCGGAACCCGCTCGCCGAGCAGCTCGGCCACCTGCGGCTGCTGGGCGCCGGCGAGCTGGCCGACACCCTGGCGGGGTTGACCGGGTCGCGGCTGAGCACCGAGGACTGGGAACTGCCGGACGACTGGTTCCACGACGGTCAGCAGATCAGGCACGGCGAGCGCACCCTGCACGTCGTCGAGACGCCGGGCCACACGCGCGGGCACGTCGTCTTCCACGACACCGGCTCGCACCTGTTGTTCGCCGGTGACCACGTGCTGCCCACCATCACGCCCTCGATCGGCTTCGAGGCCGCACTCTCGGCGAACCCGCTCGGCGACTTCCTGGCATCGCTCGCGCTGGTGCGCCGGCGACCGGACGCGCGGCTGCTCCCGGCGCACGGGCCGGTGACCCCCAGCGTGCACGCGCGGGTCGACGAACTCGTCGCGCACCACGGCGCGCGGCTCGACGAGACGGAGGCCGCCGTGGCCCGGGGGGCGAGTTCGGCGTACGAGGTCGCTGCGCGGCTGCGCTGGACCCGGCGGGAGCACAGGCTGGCCGACCTCGACGTGTTCAACGCGATGCTCGCCGTCACCGAGACCGCGGCGCACCTGGAACTCCTGGTCGCCCAGGGCCGCCTGACCCGGTCCGACGTCGACGGGCTGCGCCGCTACGCCACCGCCTGA
- a CDS encoding CG0192-related protein — MALLHRAEMRPTKFALLAAWLPGRPWFQGPAGADVERVAAYRFDDPAGDVGVETLLVRAGDGPIHQVPLTYRGAPLDGADDWLVGTTEHSVLGRRWVYDACADPVYAATLAAAVLADAGQAQEYFEADGQREYRELSMTIAGSGTRGAEVPPVGAVRRVVEDDLTVIVTDSVELAVVRRPDGGTASEGAVLTGTWSGQASPLPLAYARRR; from the coding sequence ATGGCGCTGTTGCACCGGGCGGAGATGCGCCCCACGAAGTTCGCACTCCTGGCGGCGTGGCTGCCCGGCCGACCCTGGTTCCAGGGGCCGGCCGGCGCCGACGTCGAGCGCGTGGCGGCCTACCGGTTCGACGACCCGGCCGGCGACGTCGGCGTCGAGACGCTGCTCGTCAGGGCCGGCGACGGGCCGATCCACCAGGTCCCGCTGACCTACCGCGGCGCGCCCCTCGACGGCGCCGACGACTGGCTCGTCGGCACCACCGAGCACTCCGTGCTCGGCCGCCGCTGGGTGTACGACGCGTGCGCCGATCCCGTCTACGCCGCGACGCTGGCGGCGGCCGTCCTCGCCGACGCAGGGCAGGCGCAGGAGTACTTCGAGGCCGACGGCCAGCGGGAGTACCGCGAGCTGTCGATGACCATCGCCGGCAGCGGCACCCGGGGCGCCGAGGTCCCGCCCGTCGGCGCCGTGCGCCGCGTGGTCGAGGACGACCTCACCGTCATCGTCACCGACTCCGTGGAGTTGGCCGTCGTGCGCCGCCCCGACGGCGGCACCGCGTCGGAGGGCGCCGTGCTGACCGGCACGTGGAGCGGCCAGGCGAGCCCTCTGCCGCTGGCGTACGCCCGCCGGCGCTGA
- a CDS encoding flavin reductase family protein yields the protein MVIARYDTDPLVRQWQDGPEGGWTADADARGLRTVLRHQASTVTVVTAPGAPPVGFTATSFTSVSLAPPVVSFCVNLGSSSWPTLAGARHVAVHLLAEDQRELARTFATSGIDRFATPTRWRTGPEGAPILGGVLAWLLCRVVDRVPVGDHAVVLAEPELIRHADGGSPLLHHQGRYTGVDGAGREAA from the coding sequence ATGGTCATCGCGCGGTACGACACCGACCCCCTCGTCCGACAGTGGCAGGACGGCCCGGAGGGCGGGTGGACGGCCGACGCCGACGCCCGCGGGCTGCGCACGGTGCTGCGCCACCAGGCCAGCACCGTCACCGTGGTCACCGCGCCCGGCGCGCCGCCGGTCGGCTTCACCGCCACGTCGTTCACCTCGGTGTCGCTGGCGCCGCCGGTCGTGTCGTTCTGCGTGAACCTCGGATCGTCCAGCTGGCCGACCCTGGCCGGCGCCCGCCACGTGGCGGTGCACCTGCTCGCGGAAGACCAGCGGGAACTGGCCCGTACCTTCGCCACCAGCGGCATCGACCGGTTCGCCACCCCCACCCGGTGGCGTACCGGACCGGAGGGGGCGCCGATCCTCGGGGGCGTCCTGGCCTGGCTGCTCTGCCGGGTGGTCGACCGGGTGCCCGTCGGCGACCACGCCGTCGTGCTGGCCGAGCCGGAACTGATCCGGCACGCCGACGGCGGCTCGCCGCTGCTGCACCACCAGGGCCGCTACACCGGGGTCGACGGGGCGGGCCGGGAGGCAGCGTGA
- a CDS encoding ABC transporter ATP-binding protein, whose protein sequence is MASRTAGDLTAAGPVLTAHAVRRAFGPSVVLAGVDLAISRGEVVALLGGSGSGKSTLLRILAGLDGDATGGTTVHGTAAVVFQEHRLLPWKRVAENVGLGLSGADTDRRIDRALAEVGLADRRRAWPAELSGGQAQRVAVARALVREPDLLLLDEPFGALDALTRLRMQGLLRRLRAEHGFAALLVTHDVDEALLLADRILLLEGGVIAEELPVDLGSVRTPDEPAFGALRRHLLDRLGVPAA, encoded by the coding sequence ATGGCGTCGCGGACTGCGGGCGACCTGACGGCCGCGGGGCCGGTGCTGACCGCCCACGCCGTACGCCGGGCGTTCGGCCCCTCGGTCGTGCTGGCCGGCGTCGACCTGGCGATCTCCCGGGGGGAGGTGGTGGCCCTGCTGGGCGGCAGCGGCTCCGGCAAGAGCACCCTGCTGCGCATCCTCGCCGGCCTCGACGGCGATGCCACCGGCGGGACCACCGTGCACGGCACGGCCGCCGTGGTGTTCCAGGAGCACCGGCTGCTGCCCTGGAAACGGGTGGCCGAGAACGTCGGGCTCGGCCTGTCCGGCGCCGACACCGACCGGCGGATCGACCGGGCCCTGGCCGAGGTCGGGCTCGCCGACCGGCGCCGCGCCTGGCCGGCCGAGCTGTCCGGCGGCCAGGCTCAGCGGGTCGCCGTCGCCCGGGCGCTGGTCCGCGAACCCGACCTGCTGCTGCTCGACGAGCCGTTCGGCGCCCTCGACGCGCTCACCCGGCTGCGGATGCAGGGGCTGCTACGCCGGCTGCGCGCCGAGCACGGCTTCGCCGCCCTGCTGGTCACCCACGACGTGGACGAGGCCCTGCTGCTCGCCGACCGGATCCTGCTGCTGGAAGGGGGCGTCATCGCCGAGGAACTCCCGGTCGACCTGGGGTCGGTGCGTACGCCGGACGAGCCGGCCTTCGGCGCGCTGCGCCGCCACCTGCTCGACCGCCTCGGCGTGCCGGCCGCCTGA
- a CDS encoding ABC transporter permease — protein MSRTTLADAPAPATATAPTRPERRARPARRWRRLASPVLLVLSWELAARIGLLAPEKLPAPSDVLATGWRLSRDGILATHLFDSLTRAGVGLLIGGGLALLLGTVAGLLRLGDDLVDPPVQMARMLPHLGLVPLLIIWVGIGESLKISLVALGAFFPIYFNTYAGIRDIDERLVEAARTCGLGQAARLRHVVLPGALPALFLGLRLAIGAAWLSLVVGEQVNAQTGIGFLMMEAREFSQTDVVVLGLLIYALLGLASDLALRVAERRTLTWRRGLRAT, from the coding sequence GTGAGCCGTACGACGCTGGCCGACGCCCCGGCCCCGGCCACGGCGACCGCACCGACGCGGCCTGAGCGGCGCGCGCGGCCGGCCCGGCGGTGGCGCCGGCTCGCCAGCCCGGTGCTGCTGGTGCTCTCCTGGGAGCTGGCCGCCCGGATCGGGCTGCTGGCGCCCGAGAAGCTGCCGGCGCCGAGCGACGTGCTGGCCACCGGGTGGCGGCTGTCCCGCGACGGCATCCTCGCCACCCACCTGTTCGACTCGCTCACGCGCGCCGGCGTCGGCCTGCTGATCGGCGGGGGTCTCGCCCTGCTGCTCGGCACCGTGGCGGGGTTGCTCCGGCTCGGCGACGACCTCGTCGACCCCCCGGTGCAGATGGCCCGGATGCTCCCCCACCTGGGACTGGTGCCGCTCCTGATCATCTGGGTCGGCATCGGCGAGTCGCTCAAGATCAGCCTGGTGGCCCTCGGTGCGTTCTTCCCGATCTACTTCAACACCTACGCCGGCATCCGGGACATCGACGAACGCCTCGTCGAGGCGGCCCGGACGTGCGGGCTGGGGCAGGCCGCCCGGCTGCGCCACGTGGTGCTGCCCGGCGCGCTGCCCGCCCTCTTCCTCGGCCTACGCCTGGCGATCGGGGCGGCCTGGCTCAGTCTGGTCGTCGGCGAGCAGGTCAACGCCCAGACCGGGATCGGCTTTCTGATGATGGAGGCGCGCGAGTTCAGCCAGACCGACGTGGTCGTGCTCGGCCTGCTGATCTACGCGCTGCTCGGCCTGGCGTCCGACCTGGCGCTGCGTGTCGCGGAGAGGAGGACGCTGACATGGCGTCGCGGACTGCGGGCGACCTGA
- a CDS encoding aliphatic sulfonate ABC transporter substrate-binding protein gives MRTPRTALTRRHRLVTALLTAVALVAVGGVSACGDGSAAAGGDKGPLRIGYQRFGGLSLVKARNAAPDVEWSLFESGPALTEALKAGSIDIGQVGEAPPVFAAAAKIPFSVIGTSAPVPQGEAVLVKDDSGYRTFADLRGRTVALNKGSNVHWLLVRLLAAHKMTLDDINVKYLKPAEGRPAFDNGQVDAWIIWDPYFALAEQPGVRVLADATGLASNREYVLAAPDAVQNRSDDIRAFLRTYRTVTDWGIANPDERARTLAPELKIAQDVTERALLRSAKPLSPVTPAVGDELQAIADGFVALKLVPGPVDIRGRVDGRFNEVFQ, from the coding sequence ATGCGAACCCCCAGAACGGCCCTCACCCGTCGGCACCGCCTGGTGACGGCACTGCTCACCGCCGTGGCACTGGTCGCGGTCGGCGGCGTCAGCGCCTGCGGCGACGGGTCCGCGGCGGCCGGCGGCGACAAGGGCCCACTTCGGATCGGCTATCAGCGCTTCGGAGGACTGAGCCTGGTCAAGGCCCGCAACGCCGCCCCCGACGTGGAGTGGTCGTTGTTCGAGAGCGGCCCGGCGCTCACCGAGGCGCTCAAGGCCGGCTCGATCGACATCGGGCAGGTCGGCGAGGCGCCGCCCGTCTTCGCCGCGGCGGCCAAGATCCCGTTCTCCGTCATCGGCACCTCCGCGCCCGTCCCGCAGGGCGAGGCGGTGCTGGTCAAGGACGACAGCGGCTACCGCACCTTCGCCGACCTGCGCGGCAGGACGGTGGCCCTGAACAAGGGCTCCAACGTGCACTGGCTGCTCGTGCGCCTGCTGGCGGCGCACAAGATGACGTTGGACGACATCAACGTCAAGTACCTCAAGCCCGCCGAGGGACGGCCCGCGTTCGACAACGGGCAGGTCGACGCCTGGATCATCTGGGACCCGTACTTCGCCCTGGCCGAGCAGCCCGGGGTCCGGGTGCTCGCCGACGCCACCGGCCTCGCCAGCAACCGGGAGTACGTCCTGGCCGCCCCGGACGCCGTACAGAACCGGTCGGACGACATCCGGGCGTTCCTGCGGACGTACCGGACGGTGACGGACTGGGGCATCGCCAACCCCGACGAGCGGGCCCGCACCCTCGCGCCCGAGTTGAAGATCGCGCAGGACGTCACCGAACGCGCCCTGCTCCGCAGCGCCAAGCCCCTGTCCCCGGTCACCCCGGCCGTCGGCGACGAACTCCAGGCGATCGCGGACGGCTTCGTCGCGCTGAAGCTCGTCCCGGGGCCGGTCGACATCCGGGGCCGCGTCGACGGCCGGTTCAACGAGGTCTTCCAGTGA
- a CDS encoding LLM class flavin-dependent oxidoreductase, which translates to MALTFHWFLPTYGDSRDIVGGGHGVPVGTAGGARPATVAYLGQIARTAEQLGFVGALTPTGAWCEDAWLSTAMLTEVTERLKFLVAFRPGLLTPALAAQMASTFQRLSGGRLMVNIVTGGESHEQRAYGDFLDKDARYARTDEFLHIVRALWRGETVDHAGEHLRIAQGRLNRLPDPVPPIYFGGSSAAALPVAVRHSDVYLTWGEPPAQVAGKLDGVRALAAEAGRELRFGIRLHVITRDTAEEAWAQARRLLDGIAESDLRAAQAGLRGSESEGQRRMLDLHGGSRDGLEVAPNLWAGFGLVRGGAGTALVGSHTEVADRIAEYHALGLDEFILSGHPHLEEAYWFGEGVLPILRARGLWRHPAGEAQPVEPRSLPFVPEPAGAR; encoded by the coding sequence ATGGCCCTCACCTTCCACTGGTTCCTGCCCACCTACGGCGACAGCCGGGACATCGTCGGCGGGGGCCACGGCGTGCCGGTCGGCACGGCCGGCGGCGCCCGCCCGGCGACCGTCGCCTACCTGGGCCAGATCGCGCGGACCGCCGAGCAGCTCGGCTTCGTCGGCGCGCTCACCCCGACCGGCGCCTGGTGCGAGGACGCCTGGCTGAGCACCGCCATGCTCACCGAGGTGACCGAGCGGCTGAAGTTCCTGGTCGCCTTCCGCCCCGGCCTGCTCACGCCCGCGCTGGCGGCGCAGATGGCCTCGACGTTCCAACGGCTCTCCGGCGGCCGGCTGATGGTCAACATCGTCACCGGCGGCGAGTCGCACGAGCAGCGCGCCTACGGCGACTTCCTGGACAAGGACGCCCGGTACGCGCGCACCGACGAGTTCCTGCACATCGTGCGGGCGCTGTGGCGCGGCGAGACCGTGGACCACGCCGGCGAGCATCTGCGGATCGCGCAGGGCCGGCTCAACCGGCTACCGGACCCGGTCCCGCCGATCTACTTCGGCGGCTCCTCCGCCGCCGCGCTGCCGGTGGCGGTGCGGCACAGCGACGTCTACCTCACCTGGGGCGAGCCGCCGGCCCAGGTGGCCGGCAAGCTCGACGGGGTCCGCGCGCTGGCCGCCGAGGCCGGCCGCGAACTGCGCTTCGGCATCCGGCTGCACGTCATCACCCGGGACACCGCCGAGGAGGCCTGGGCGCAGGCCCGCCGCCTGCTCGACGGCATCGCCGAGTCCGACCTGCGGGCGGCTCAGGCGGGGCTGCGCGGCAGCGAGTCCGAGGGGCAGCGCCGGATGCTCGACCTGCACGGGGGCTCCCGCGACGGACTGGAGGTCGCCCCCAACCTCTGGGCCGGCTTCGGCCTGGTCCGGGGCGGCGCCGGCACGGCCCTCGTGGGCAGCCACACGGAGGTGGCGGACCGGATCGCCGAGTACCACGCGCTCGGCCTGGACGAGTTCATCCTCTCCGGCCACCCGCACCTGGAGGAGGCGTACTGGTTCGGCGAAGGCGTGCTGCCGATCCTGCGCGCGCGGGGGCTGTGGCGGCACCCGGCCGGCGAGGCCCAGCCGGTGGAGCCGAGGAGCCTGCCGTTCGTCCCGGAACCCGCCGGCGCGCGGTGA
- a CDS encoding DUF2231 domain-containing protein → MESRAKALGHGIHPMMIVFPLGLLATAVIFDILYLITDRAGFQISAAYTIGAGVIGGLLAAVFGFTDWRAIPSGTRAKRVGAIHGIGNVVVVLLFAVSWLARASATNWEPNALALICSFAGILLSGMTAWLGGELVERLGIGVSDNAGVNAPSSLSRRSTRRARA, encoded by the coding sequence GTGGAGAGTCGAGCCAAGGCGTTGGGTCACGGGATCCATCCCATGATGATCGTCTTTCCGCTGGGACTGCTCGCCACGGCGGTGATCTTCGACATCCTGTACCTGATCACGGACCGCGCCGGATTCCAGATCTCCGCCGCGTACACGATCGGTGCCGGCGTCATCGGCGGCCTGCTCGCGGCGGTCTTCGGCTTCACGGACTGGCGGGCCATCCCGTCCGGCACCCGCGCCAAGCGGGTGGGCGCGATCCACGGCATCGGCAACGTCGTCGTCGTGCTGCTGTTCGCGGTGAGCTGGTTGGCGCGGGCCTCCGCGACGAACTGGGAGCCGAACGCCCTGGCCCTGATCTGCAGCTTCGCGGGCATCCTCCTGTCCGGGATGACGGCCTGGCTCGGCGGCGAGCTGGTCGAGCGGCTGGGCATCGGGGTCAGCGACAACGCCGGCGTCAACGCGCCGAGTTCCCTGTCCCGTCGTTCCACGCGCCGCGCCCGCGCCTGA
- a CDS encoding endonuclease codes for MAFALAVVLVAPVAVTAAASAAGPLTVAQALAAQDGRTAAVTGYVIGQPTSTTTVLRSGFTADTAIAIADTAAETGASRMLYVQVTAAYRSTFGLLTNPGLRGQRITATGALTAYFSHGGLKNPTAMTLGGTTPSPSQSPTPVPTTTPAPGGDYDSTYYANAIGKSGTALRSSLHSIIKVQTKLSYDQVWEALKDTDQDPANTNNVILLNTGRSQSKSSNGGGVNDWNREHVWAKSHGDFGTATGPGTDVHHLRPEDVSVNSTRGNKDFDTGGSPVAEAPGCYTDADSWEPRNAVKGDVARMLMYMAIRYEGTDGWPNLELNQSVNNGSAPYHGKMAVLLQWNQADPPDTFEKRRNQRIYERWQGNRNPFVDHPEWATAIWG; via the coding sequence ATGGCGTTCGCGCTGGCCGTCGTCCTGGTGGCGCCCGTGGCGGTGACGGCGGCGGCGTCGGCCGCCGGCCCCCTTACCGTGGCCCAGGCGCTTGCCGCGCAGGACGGCCGGACGGCCGCCGTGACCGGCTACGTCATCGGCCAGCCGACCAGCACCACGACGGTGCTCAGGTCCGGCTTCACCGCCGACACCGCGATCGCGATCGCCGACACGGCCGCCGAGACCGGCGCGAGCAGGATGCTCTACGTCCAGGTCACCGCCGCCTACCGGAGCACGTTCGGGCTGCTCACCAACCCGGGCCTGCGGGGCCAGCGGATCACCGCCACCGGCGCGCTCACCGCCTACTTCAGCCACGGCGGCCTGAAGAACCCGACGGCGATGACCCTCGGCGGCACCACGCCATCGCCGAGCCAGTCCCCGACTCCGGTCCCGACGACCACCCCGGCGCCCGGCGGCGACTACGACTCCACCTACTACGCCAACGCGATCGGCAAGTCCGGCACGGCGCTGCGCAGCTCGCTGCACTCGATCATCAAGGTGCAGACGAAGCTCTCCTACGACCAGGTCTGGGAGGCGCTGAAGGACACCGACCAGGACCCGGCCAACACCAACAACGTCATCCTGCTCAACACCGGGCGGTCCCAGAGCAAGAGCAGCAACGGCGGCGGCGTGAACGACTGGAACCGTGAGCACGTCTGGGCCAAGTCGCACGGCGACTTCGGCACCGCGACCGGCCCGGGCACGGACGTCCACCACCTCCGGCCGGAGGACGTCTCGGTCAACTCGACGCGCGGCAACAAGGACTTCGACACCGGCGGCAGCCCCGTCGCCGAGGCGCCGGGCTGCTACACCGACGCCGACTCGTGGGAGCCGCGCAACGCGGTCAAGGGCGACGTGGCACGCATGCTGATGTACATGGCGATCCGGTACGAGGGCACCGACGGCTGGCCCAACCTGGAGCTGAACCAGTCGGTCAACAACGGCAGCGCGCCGTACCACGGCAAGATGGCGGTGCTGCTCCAGTGGAACCAGGCCGACCCGCCGGACACCTTCGAGAAGCGCCGCAACCAGCGGATCTACGAGCGCTGGCAGGGCAACCGGAACCCGTTCGTCGACCACCCGGAGTGGGCGACCGCCATCTGGGGCTGA
- a CDS encoding response regulator transcription factor, with protein sequence MTRVVLAEDEVLLREGLAGLLARFDFEVVAAVGTAPQLRDAVRAHEPDLVVTDIRMPPGPHDDGLRAAVDLRAERSRLAVMVLSQHVQAEYASALLASGDGRGVGYLLKDRIAEVAEFAGQLRTVAGGGTVVDPDVVRRLLHRPRDPLAALSAREREVLTLLAEGHSNAAIAARLHVTEAAIGKHIGNVLAKLGLPPSDDTNRRVLAALTYLRAGPSPR encoded by the coding sequence ATGACGCGCGTCGTGCTCGCCGAGGACGAGGTCCTCCTGCGCGAGGGCCTCGCCGGCCTGCTGGCCCGGTTCGACTTCGAGGTGGTCGCCGCCGTCGGCACGGCACCGCAGTTGCGGGACGCGGTCCGGGCGCACGAGCCGGACCTGGTGGTGACCGACATCCGGATGCCGCCCGGCCCGCACGACGACGGGCTGCGGGCCGCCGTCGACCTACGCGCCGAACGGTCGCGGCTCGCCGTCATGGTGCTGAGCCAGCACGTGCAGGCCGAGTACGCCTCCGCCCTGCTCGCCAGCGGTGACGGACGGGGCGTCGGCTACCTGCTCAAGGACCGGATCGCCGAGGTCGCCGAGTTTGCCGGGCAGCTTCGCACGGTCGCCGGCGGCGGCACGGTCGTCGACCCCGACGTGGTGCGGCGGCTGCTGCACCGCCCACGCGACCCGCTCGCGGCCCTGTCCGCCCGGGAGCGCGAGGTGCTGACGCTGCTCGCCGAGGGGCACTCCAACGCGGCGATCGCCGCGCGGCTGCACGTCACCGAGGCGGCCATCGGCAAGCACATCGGCAACGTCCTGGCGAAGCTCGGCCTGCCGCCCAGCGACGACACCAACCGCCGGGTGCTGGCGGCCCTCACCTACCTGCGCGCGGGCCCGTCGCCCCGGTAG
- a CDS encoding sensor histidine kinase yields the protein MTTARPLCLAEALRRPGYLFSPWPWRALAYLFTTVPVAGVLAVGLLVVGAPLLAAVNAARQDRPVELPLVLFLAVGALTVLASAPVVSIAVTAVERQRLGLVDGRPLPAYRWRGLAARYTDADAWREVAYTFWLGGVVPLGYAVSTLLVLLDLTLVASPWLVGDADEVIVVWTTVDTAGKAVPYAVLGVLLLPVLWYGLGVLAAAQGAVARWLLGRPADGAALREVSRSRARLVDAYETERRRIERDMHDGAQPRLTSLTLHLGLARLDVPEDSPAAAPLAVAHDQAKNLMVELRQIVQGIRPQSLTDLGLAGAVRELAGEATVPVTVHADLGQPLPELVESTAYFVVSEALGNVVRHAGATRAEVRLVQADGELVVEISDDGHGGADPARGTGLTGLADRVAAADGRLLLASPPGGPTLVRVELPCHR from the coding sequence ATGACGACAGCTCGTCCCCTGTGCCTGGCCGAGGCGCTGCGCCGGCCCGGATACCTGTTCTCCCCGTGGCCGTGGCGCGCGCTGGCCTACCTGTTCACCACCGTCCCCGTCGCCGGGGTGCTCGCCGTCGGGCTGCTCGTCGTCGGGGCACCCCTGCTGGCCGCGGTCAACGCCGCCCGGCAGGACCGCCCGGTCGAGCTGCCCCTCGTGCTGTTCCTGGCCGTCGGTGCCCTGACGGTGCTGGCGTCGGCCCCGGTCGTGAGCATCGCGGTGACCGCCGTGGAACGGCAGCGGCTCGGCCTCGTGGACGGGCGGCCGTTGCCGGCGTACCGGTGGCGGGGCCTGGCCGCGCGCTACACCGACGCCGACGCGTGGCGGGAGGTCGCTTACACCTTCTGGCTGGGCGGCGTCGTGCCGCTCGGCTACGCCGTGTCCACCCTGCTCGTGCTGCTCGACCTCACGCTGGTCGCCAGCCCCTGGCTGGTCGGCGACGCCGACGAGGTCATCGTGGTCTGGACCACCGTCGACACGGCCGGCAAGGCCGTCCCGTACGCCGTCCTCGGGGTCCTGCTCCTCCCGGTGCTCTGGTACGGGCTCGGCGTGCTCGCCGCGGCCCAGGGCGCGGTGGCGCGGTGGCTGCTCGGCCGGCCCGCCGACGGGGCGGCCCTGCGGGAGGTCAGCCGCTCGCGGGCCCGGCTGGTCGACGCGTACGAGACCGAACGCCGCCGCATCGAGCGCGACATGCACGACGGCGCGCAGCCCCGGCTGACCAGCCTCACCCTCCACCTGGGTCTGGCCCGGCTGGACGTGCCCGAGGACTCCCCCGCCGCCGCCCCGCTAGCCGTGGCGCACGACCAGGCCAAGAACCTGATGGTCGAGCTACGGCAGATCGTGCAGGGCATCCGCCCGCAGAGCCTCACCGACCTGGGCCTGGCCGGCGCGGTACGGGAACTGGCCGGCGAGGCCACCGTCCCGGTCACCGTCCACGCCGACCTCGGGCAGCCGCTGCCCGAACTCGTCGAGAGCACCGCGTACTTCGTGGTGTCGGAGGCGTTGGGCAACGTCGTCCGGCACGCCGGGGCGACCCGGGCCGAGGTCCGGCTCGTCCAGGCCGACGGCGAACTCGTCGTGGAGATCTCCGACGACGGCCACGGCGGGGCCGACCCGGCGCGGGGCACCGGCCTGACCGGCCTCGCCGATCGGGTCGCCGCGGCCGACGGGCGGCTGCTGCTCGCCAGCCCGCCCGGCGGCCCCACGCTCGTCCGGGTGGAGTTGCCGTGCCACCGATGA
- a CDS encoding PIN domain-containing protein: MDHEDRIALFLDYENLALGARDHLGGVAFDFRPIADALAERGRVVVRRAYADWSYFDEDRRMLTRSHVELIEIPQRMGASRKNAADIKMAVDAVELAFERGYISTFVICTGDSDFTPLVHKLRELNKRVIGVGVENSTSALLPPACDEFLYYDRLEGVDIPPARVRRGRPARLPSPDVPRVEQEPEPEPQPAAEEAGRDVDTLAVFVAQTVAGLQGSSSGEVTASTLKRTLLRKDPTFSESDYGFRTFGELMRHLAQHNVVELAEGPAKGDPEVSLPEHGDREVAFALLGSVVSDLAGDEGAVALSGLKNQLRRARPDFSEKKLGYRSFLQFCKAAATSGVVDLRWSPEADDYLLTPRAA, from the coding sequence GTGGATCACGAAGACCGCATCGCCCTCTTCCTCGACTACGAGAACCTCGCGTTGGGGGCCCGCGACCACCTCGGCGGCGTGGCCTTCGACTTCCGTCCCATCGCCGACGCCCTCGCCGAGCGCGGCCGGGTGGTGGTGCGCCGGGCGTACGCGGACTGGTCGTACTTCGACGAGGACCGGCGGATGCTCACGCGGTCGCACGTCGAGCTGATCGAGATTCCCCAGCGGATGGGGGCCTCGCGCAAGAACGCCGCCGACATCAAGATGGCCGTGGACGCGGTGGAGCTGGCCTTCGAGCGCGGGTACATCTCGACCTTCGTGATCTGCACCGGCGACAGCGACTTCACCCCGTTGGTCCACAAGCTCCGCGAGCTGAACAAGCGCGTCATCGGGGTGGGCGTGGAGAATTCGACCTCGGCGCTGCTGCCGCCCGCGTGCGACGAGTTCCTCTACTACGACCGGTTGGAGGGCGTCGACATCCCTCCCGCCCGGGTCCGGCGGGGCCGCCCGGCCCGCCTGCCCAGCCCCGACGTGCCGCGGGTGGAGCAGGAGCCGGAGCCCGAGCCGCAGCCGGCGGCCGAGGAGGCCGGGCGGGACGTCGACACGCTCGCCGTGTTCGTGGCGCAGACCGTCGCCGGCCTCCAGGGCAGTTCGAGCGGCGAGGTGACGGCCTCGACGTTGAAGCGCACCCTGCTGCGCAAGGACCCGACGTTCAGCGAGTCCGACTACGGGTTCCGCACCTTCGGGGAGCTCATGCGGCACCTCGCCCAGCACAACGTGGTCGAGCTGGCGGAGGGACCCGCCAAGGGCGACCCCGAGGTCTCCCTGCCCGAGCACGGCGACCGGGAGGTGGCGTTCGCGCTGCTCGGCTCGGTGGTGTCGGACCTCGCCGGAGACGAGGGCGCGGTGGCCCTCTCCGGGCTGAAGAACCAGCTGCGCCGGGCGCGGCCCGACTTCAGCGAGAAGAAGCTGGGTTACCGCAGCTTCCTCCAGTTCTGCAAGGCGGCCGCCACCAGCGGCGTCGTCGACCTGCGGTGGAGCCCCGAGGCCGACGACTACCTGCTCACCCCCCGGGCCGCCTGA